TTGTTTGAAAAAGAGCTATTCAATTGTAGCGCTTGGCATCTTTTTCTGCAAAGCAGTATGCAGGTTATAATGATGACTATCTGAAAAAAGGCTTATTCAGTGTTGTAGATAAGCATATGACTCACATTTTGTGTCTTCTCTTTAACGAGCTGAGTCCCTAACAATTCTGGAACCTTTGTTAAGACATGATGCTCCATCGTGCAGCACCTCCACAAGAAATACTGGATGTGCATGTTTCAGTTCATTAGTTTACTGGTGAAGGTGTGCCATTattgtgtaatatttaatgGGGACTGAATGAACGAGTTTTAGTCAAACCTGTTCCCCGTTTTTCCCTTTGTTCAAAGGCTTAATCGTCACTTATGCCAGTTCAACATCTTCCCAAATGAATTGAGCTGAAACTCATTACAACTGATTGAACCAAAGGTTTTTCTTGCAGTtctttaaattttgtctttaaaaagttGTTATATGAAGGCACCAGGTAGATAGAGAGGTACGCAGAGCAACAGCCTCTCTCATGATACAAAGTCAGTTTTCATTCACCAAAAATGCATGCCACACAATAAACTGTACATATCTGACATTTTGAACAGGTGAGTGCACCACCCCTCAAACATGAGTTGCGTAATTTAAAAGCTATTTTCTTTGGGAGGCAAGTCTCAAAATAAATTGAAACACCAATGTTTCCCAAGTGAACTCCCAGGATTctacagagtgagagagagagagaaaacatacTCGTTGTGCAGgagtgtgtctgtatttttaaaactcagaTCCATTGTTTACCATGTAGTATGTATTATTGTAGTAtgatgtgcatgtttgtctgtaTATTTCTAACTGATGAGCCAGTTATCACTATCTGACCAATTAACTGACCTGCAGTATGTAAGTAGGAGCTATAACCTTTTGCCTCGTAGACTCTGTTTCAGAAAATCTAGTTTTAGTTGTGCGCTTTAGACAGTGTGCAACCTGTAGTTACTGAAATATGACTTAGTAAGCTAAGTACAGTAGGCCCCTTAACTGCATTCGACAGTACTGTTATTTCAGAGCCAATTCcattaatgcattttttccaTCATAGACATAACACTGCTACCTACCATGGTACCCACTGATACGCCACGGTACCATCTCTGAAGTACTATTGTAGTATACCATGGTATGTACCACAGTTTACATTAGTACATACCATAGTATAATTTGTCAGGTTTACTGGTCTGACTACCCAAGAAACGAATGTAATCAGCTCTAGCTTCCTGTTTTCCATTGAACTGTGTGGGTCTGATTACTCATATACAGCCCGACTTACCCACGAAAATGTACACCTGGAATGTAGTCTACGAGGAGGAGTGTCCCATTTTGGGGCACATGTTTTAAAGATACAGTTATAAGTCCATTTACAGTACAAATAAGCAGGCTCAAAGCGTGcagaaaaaatgtgtaaatgagtaaatgaaaagattaaaaactgaaatgaataaattaaaaattggtGAAGTcgtaaaaacaagcaaataaataaataaaaattatgaataGGATGTTGGAAGTAGAAAACAGTAGGAGGTGTCTGTcccttgtgaaaaaaaatctgcatcacTTTTAGCTTTCGAACTAAATTTCGCAACAGCTTTGTTTGAAATTTAGCTATGGCTTCTGTTGACCTGGGTGAGTCTGATTACTCATACACGGCCCACCGCACACAGCGGAACCATAATCAACAAAGAGAGGTGTCCCATTTTTTGGCAAATATTTTGTTACTACTGGCATGACGGCCTTGGTAACACCTGGTGACAAACCAGTTCACTTTCTCACTGCCACCTGGGAAATGCTTTCAGGGGGTGGGGCAAAGGTTTATATagctgcagcagctgacagCAGGGACATACACACTGTTtgactgctgtgaaaaagagacATTAACCAATGGAAGGTGAGATTTGTCTTCAGGAATAGCagctctttttctccttcttcctcttcttcctccttttattatttaactCATCCCtccttttgtttgttcttgATCTTGCTATTCATCGCATATtgattgaaattttaaatagtCCCATCTGACCGgtgaatgcatttttctgtggcaatttgtttattttttaattgtctttccTAATTTGCAGACATACATGTACAATATGTCAACCTGGAAAAATCTGAGAACCTGGCGAAGCACAGGACTGAGGGCTTCAGCTGCTCCAAAGCCCTGGTGGTGCGAAGAGGAGCCCCATTCAAAATCAGTCTGCGGCTGGAGGGCCGACCCTTCAACCCCAAGACTGACTCTTTGAGGGTCAAAGTGATGCTAGGTAGTCTGGATTTAGATTTAGTCTAGACTTATGGGGTGCATGCTTTTTTAACCAAACCAGTCTGAACCACTATTTAAATTCCTTTGCCTAATggtctttctctcctctctcctcaggtCACCTGTATGTGATAATGCCAGTCACTTTCTCCAAGAAGGTTTCGTCCTCTGGGTGGAAAGCCTACATTGACCCAGAAGACTTGAACCTCCAGAACCCCtccatcttcatcttttctcctgcctctgcctctgtggGTTGCTACAAGTTTCAGCTGGGTTTGCTCTCTCAGGGCGGCCAGCGGAGGAACGCCTTCAGCAAATTCATCCTGCTCTGCAATCCCTGGTGTCCTAGTgagtgaaaccaaaaaaaaaaaaaaaaaaagaagctcacTGTATATAAAGTTAATGGAGGGTTTTGCAGCTTCAGAAGGTTTTGGTAGCTTAAAATATTGCAGCGGCATTAGGCTAACCAAACCAGAAATGTACTTGTGGTTATGGTTTGTGTGGCTGAATGAATTCATGATGATGGACTGCATTCATTCATCTGCTTTAATTACTTATTAATTCCTTTTAGTGGAGTCGGATCACCACAGTACAGTGGTGAAGTACCGTGTAGCCAGCTCAGTGAATCACACCAGGGAGATAAGGATTCATCATAGCAATGGCCGGGCCACCGGCTTTACAAAAGAGAACAAAGGAATAAAGACAAGCATGGCAACTGAATTAAACCATTTATGGTGTACCCAGCGAtgccatttaaaatgtaactacacTAGGATGTGCTAAATGTCAGGTTTATTTCTTGCAGAGGATGCAGTCTATATTCCCTTTGAGGACCAGAGAGAGGAATATGTCCAGAACGACTCTGGCTTGCTGTTTATGGGAACAGCTATGAACCTTGTGTCAAGACCATGGTCCTTTGATCAGGTATGAAAATGATATCTGTTGAACAGCAAACATTAACTTGTCTTGACCTTTACCAAACTCCAGTCCTAAACCTGACCTCAAATGACCCGCATTGGTCACTTGAATGTTAAGCATGTGCAGTATTTCTTTGACTGTGCTTCCAAAGtcatttaaagttattttaatcctttcatttcattctctCTGCCTGTAAAGTATGAGCCCGGTGTTCTGGAGACATGTTTGAATCTGCTCCAAGTCAGCCCTAAGCACCAAAACAATCGAAGACTTGACTACCTGAACCGAAACAACCCCGTCTACATCAGCCGGGTTGTGTCTGCCATGGTGAGTGAACCACTACTGAACATATCAACCTTCaagatagaaataaataactcaccagtgttttttttttaatacgcAGCGGTGATGCAGATGCGTCACCGCTGCGTAATAAAACAAGTTGTTGCTTGAACTGGGACAGAGTGTTCTTTCGATTGTGAAGATGAAAACACCTCCTGCAAAGTTCTGAAAACCAAATGTCACATACAGAGATGCTGCAATTACAGCAGCAAAACAGTTGATCAAAGTACTCATTAAACTGCCACTGTGAATCAGAATCATCTTGGAAGATGTGAGGTGCCCAGACTTGCTTTATGATCTTTGGGAACTGAAGTGCAAAGatagaaaatgacatttatcaTCTGCTTTATGTTCAGATTAACTGCGAAGATGACTGTGGGGTCCTGAAAGGGAACTGGTCGGATGACTTCAAACAAGGAGTTAATCCCTCCGTGTGGACGGGGAGTGGAGACATCTTGAGGCTGTGGGCCCAGTCTGGTTACAGCCCAGTCAAGTACGGACAGTGCTGGGTGTATGCAGCTGTCATGTGCACAGGTGATTATATGAGTGATTCAAAACCtttgaaatgaatcaataatcAATCGTAAACCTCCAAAATATACTGTCATGACTGATGTCTTATTAGCCTTCTTTACGTACCGGATCATTATTTCCATTCCTTAATGTTCAGATATTTTCATCAGTATGTCAACGCCCGTGCCTGTGTTTTGATTACGTCTTTCAGTGATGAGAGTTCTTGGCATTCCCAGCCGTGTTGTCACAAACTTCAACTCTGCTCACGACACCAATGGCAACCTAGGGATTGAAGAATACTACAGCGAAACAGGGCAGAAGCTGAACCACAGCAAAGACAGCATATGGTCAGTGGTGATGTAAAGGATTTTATTTGCATGGCAAATATGAATATACTCTTTTTGTGACActtttgggaatttttttaatgtgtcactGGCTCACGAAATaatttttaaactaatttaaaggCACTggttatatttatttagtttcGTGAATCAATAAATCCAATTAATGCGTGGTGATATCTTATTTTGGCCCTTCTTAACAGGAACTTCCATGTCTGGGTGGAGTGCTGGATGACTCGTCAGGATCTGGGATCTGGAATGGATGGCTGGCAGGTTCTGGACCCTACCCCTCAGGAGAGGAGTGGAGGTGTGTGGGATAGATTGTTGGTCGGGGTTTTCTGACGTTTCTCACTGTTGTTGTCGCCTTCGATCTTTTACGCTACATTGCCGtaacctctttttttcccctttctccctTCAACCTAGGAGTGTTCTGCTGCGGCCCAGCTCCAGTCAAAGCAATCAAGGATCGGCATATCAACGTGCTTTATGACATCCCCTTTGTCTATGCTGAGGTGAACGCCGACGTCCACACATTCATAGTGGGCCAGGGTCGCGTGCTCAGCCAcagcaaagacacagacagagttGGATCCCTCATCTGTACCAAAGCTGTTGGCTTCCCCAGGCTCCAGAACATCACAGAAGACTACAAATACATCAAAAGTATGATCCAAAAGCATTTATTTGCTCACTAGCTTACTTAGAAAAGTGGCATAATGTTCACTCTAAGGCATAATAGTTACTCTgctcacattttctgtttatctttccAAAATAGGCCCGACTTCAACACTAACATCAAGAAGCTCCGCAATATCAGAAGACTCAACATTGAGGAATGgtaagttttaatttaaaacctttaattttCAATACATGAATAAGAGTTATCAGGTGTTTAGAATCACGTCATCTCACCCACTGGATATCTTCACGTTTATTCATCAGGCTCATCCAAGGGAGCGTTAGTCATCCTGACCCTGGATAAAGGTCCAGTTGCTGGAGAGCCCATCCGCTTAACGGTGAAATTCATCAACAAGCAGAGTGTTTTCAAGATGATGTCGGTGCACCTCAACGCGCAGGCAAAAGAATACAACCACAACCCCTCAGACACCTTCTGGGAAACCCACGGCATCATAAAGCTGGCACCCATGGAAGGTAAATTTGCCTTTCACTCCATACAAACTCAATTTTTCACCACTGCTGTGCTTTCCataatttattgtaaaatgGATTTGATGATG
This genomic interval from Xiphias gladius isolate SHS-SW01 ecotype Sanya breed wild chromosome 21, ASM1685928v1, whole genome shotgun sequence contains the following:
- the tgm5l gene encoding transglutaminase 5, like gives rise to the protein MEDIHVQYVNLEKSENLAKHRTEGFSCSKALVVRRGAPFKISLRLEGRPFNPKTDSLRVKVMLGHLYVIMPVTFSKKVSSSGWKAYIDPEDLNLQNPSIFIFSPASASVGCYKFQLGLLSQGGQRRNAFSKFILLCNPWCPKDAVYIPFEDQREEYVQNDSGLLFMGTAMNLVSRPWSFDQYEPGVLETCLNLLQVSPKHQNNRRLDYLNRNNPVYISRVVSAMINCEDDCGVLKGNWSDDFKQGVNPSVWTGSGDILRLWAQSGYSPVKYGQCWVYAAVMCTVMRVLGIPSRVVTNFNSAHDTNGNLGIEEYYSETGQKLNHSKDSIWNFHVWVECWMTRQDLGSGMDGWQVLDPTPQERSGGVFCCGPAPVKAIKDRHINVLYDIPFVYAEVNADVHTFIVGQGRVLSHSKDTDRVGSLICTKAVGFPRLQNITEDYKYIKSPTSTLTSRSSAISEDSTLRNGSSKGALVILTLDKGPVAGEPIRLTVKFINKQSVFKMMSVHLNAQAKEYNHNPSDTFWETHGIIKLAPMEVKVLRQQILPAQYENVVGDNLINLAVVLEDMATQERVLASEEFNIASPQLTIQVADEDSIVPNKEQSATVTFTNPFSHAVGGVLTVAGAGLIPDKINFRMLPLRPGGKVEQRFTFIPSMLGTRMLRGSLSLSNINATIQGFRMVFVNRA